In the genome of Gemmatimonadota bacterium, one region contains:
- a CDS encoding heme lyase CcmF/NrfE family subunit — translation MIGTLARDALLVSLAVITFGLLIGPIAIAKGRRDWIPLSYAAVYTNFLLITIATVAMIVALVTHDFSVSYVAQVGSRATPLLYTVISLWGSLEGSILFWGWVLAMYGAAVVFINHRRPGDLVPYASTALLAVSLFFTILLVGPADPFKPVFPVPLDGPGPNPLLQNHILMAVHPPLLYLGYVGMAVPFAFAIGAMLSGEVEHDDWIRITRRWTLASWAFLSAAIIAGMWWSYEVLGWGGYWAWDPVENASFIPWLTATAFLHSAMVQERRKMLRLWNVNLVVGTFVLTILGTFLTRSGIISSVHAFTTGVIGYYFLAFIAVVLLVSLIFVAGNSLKLKTVGRFDSPASRETVFLLNNLFLTVFMFTVLIGTLFPLVAEAARGVKVSVGEPFFNKMTLPVMVTLLFLMGVGPALPWKSASPELVKQKLLPPFALAAVFGAIALLMGIRNVYGVLAFTFTGYALFANLREFYIGAAARRRAHGEGWLTALVLLVGGNRRRYGGYVAHMGVFMVALGIAASSSLRTEQEATLEPGKSLTIAGRTITLRNVWGREEPQRSVIGATLDISTGGKVEPRMNFYPTSQQPVPTPEVRSYWSGDLYANLQAFQPQGKNATVKMIWEPLVPWIWLGGGVVVLGALIGIMPAVRRRDA, via the coding sequence GTGATTGGAACGCTGGCTCGCGACGCCCTCCTCGTCTCGCTCGCTGTTATCACCTTCGGTCTGTTGATTGGGCCGATCGCCATCGCCAAGGGACGCCGAGACTGGATTCCGTTGTCGTACGCGGCGGTGTACACAAACTTTTTGCTCATCACAATCGCGACGGTTGCGATGATTGTGGCGCTGGTCACACACGACTTTTCGGTGTCGTATGTGGCGCAGGTGGGCAGTCGGGCCACGCCGCTCCTGTATACGGTGATCTCGCTCTGGGGCTCGCTCGAAGGCTCCATCTTGTTCTGGGGCTGGGTGCTGGCCATGTACGGCGCGGCCGTGGTGTTCATCAACCACCGCCGCCCAGGCGACCTCGTCCCGTACGCGTCCACCGCGCTGCTCGCGGTGTCGCTGTTCTTCACCATCCTGCTCGTCGGGCCGGCTGATCCATTCAAACCGGTCTTCCCGGTGCCGTTGGATGGCCCAGGTCCCAATCCGCTGCTGCAGAATCACATCCTGATGGCGGTGCACCCGCCGCTGCTCTATTTGGGCTACGTCGGCATGGCGGTGCCCTTTGCTTTTGCGATTGGTGCGATGCTCTCCGGTGAAGTGGAGCACGACGATTGGATTCGCATCACTCGCCGCTGGACACTCGCCAGCTGGGCGTTTCTCTCGGCAGCCATTATTGCCGGTATGTGGTGGTCGTATGAAGTGCTCGGATGGGGCGGCTACTGGGCGTGGGATCCCGTTGAAAACGCGTCGTTCATTCCGTGGCTGACGGCGACCGCGTTCCTCCACTCCGCGATGGTGCAGGAGCGTCGCAAGATGTTGCGCCTCTGGAACGTGAATCTCGTGGTGGGCACCTTCGTGCTCACGATCCTCGGGACGTTCCTCACGCGTTCGGGCATTATCTCGTCGGTGCATGCGTTTACGACGGGCGTCATCGGCTATTACTTCTTGGCCTTTATTGCGGTCGTATTGCTCGTGTCGCTGATTTTTGTTGCGGGCAACTCGCTCAAGCTCAAGACGGTGGGACGGTTCGATTCGCCGGCGTCGCGCGAGACGGTGTTTCTGCTCAACAATCTGTTCCTCACGGTGTTCATGTTCACCGTGCTCATTGGCACGCTCTTTCCGCTGGTGGCGGAGGCGGCGCGCGGCGTGAAGGTGAGCGTGGGTGAGCCGTTCTTCAATAAGATGACGCTGCCGGTGATGGTCACGCTGCTGTTTCTGATGGGCGTGGGCCCCGCCTTGCCGTGGAAGAGCGCGTCGCCAGAGCTGGTGAAGCAGAAGTTGCTGCCGCCCTTTGCGTTGGCGGCCGTCTTTGGCGCGATCGCGCTATTGATGGGTATTCGCAATGTGTACGGCGTGCTCGCGTTCACCTTTACGGGCTACGCGTTGTTTGCCAATCTTCGCGAGTTCTACATCGGTGCGGCAGCGCGTCGGCGTGCGCATGGCGAGGGATGGCTGACGGCGCTCGTGTTGCTCGTGGGCGGAAATCGTCGTCGCTATGGCGGCTACGTGGCGCACATGGGCGTGTTCATGGTGGCGCTCGGCATTGCGGCCAGTTCGTCGTTGCGTACGGAGCAGGAAGCCACGCTCGAGCCCGGCAAGTCGTTGACCATTGCCGGACGTACGATCACGTTGCGCAATGTGTGGGGGCGTGAGGAGCCGCAGCGTTCGGTGATTGGCGCCACGCTCGATATTTCGACCGGTGGCAAGGTGGAGCCGCGCATGAACTTTTATCCCACCTCGCAGCAGCCGGTGCCCACGCCTGAGGTTCGGAGCTATTGGTCCGGCGATCTCTATGCGAACCTGCAGGCCTTCCAGCCGCAGGGAAAGAACGCGACGGTCAAAATGATTTGGGAGCCGCTCGTGCCGTGGATTTGGCTCGGCGGGGGCGTGGTGGTGCTCGGCGCACTCATTGGAATTATGCCGGCGGTTCGCCGGAGGGACGCATGA
- the ccmA gene encoding heme ABC exporter ATP-binding protein CcmA, protein MSVALRDQIAIDAVGVARRFGARWVLRGVDLQVRPGEMVGLLGANGSGKSTLLRILGTLLKPSAGGATVYGHDVVKSPDDVRRQIGFLAHTPGLYDDLTARENLQFAASMLGLENAKLDEALDRVGLGGVRNERVRGFSAGMQRRLSMARLLLRNARVLLLDEPYSNLDVAGISLMNELIGESVKGGGAALVVLHELAPAAAVLDRTVTIREGRIDEPEGAALDAANFAVAGEG, encoded by the coding sequence ATGTCGGTTGCTTTGCGGGACCAAATCGCGATTGATGCAGTAGGCGTGGCTCGGCGCTTTGGTGCGCGCTGGGTGCTGCGCGGCGTTGACCTACAGGTCCGCCCCGGTGAGATGGTGGGTCTCCTCGGCGCCAACGGCAGCGGCAAGAGTACGCTCCTGCGTATTCTCGGCACGCTGCTCAAGCCCAGCGCGGGCGGTGCCACGGTCTACGGCCATGACGTCGTGAAGTCGCCTGATGATGTGCGCCGGCAGATTGGCTTCCTGGCACATACCCCCGGCCTCTACGACGACCTCACCGCGCGCGAAAACCTGCAGTTTGCTGCGTCCATGCTCGGCCTTGAGAACGCGAAGCTCGACGAAGCGCTCGATCGCGTCGGCCTTGGCGGCGTGCGCAACGAACGCGTGCGTGGCTTTTCGGCGGGCATGCAGCGCCGCCTGTCGATGGCTCGGTTGCTCCTGCGCAATGCGCGAGTACTGCTGCTCGACGAGCCCTACAGCAATCTCGATGTGGCCGGCATCTCGCTGATGAATGAGTTGATCGGGGAGTCGGTGAAGGGCGGGGGTGCCGCGTTGGTGGTGCTCCATGAACTCGCGCCGGCCGCCGCGGTACTCGACCGTACGGTGACCATCCGCGAAGGGCGCATTGATGAACCGGAAGGCGCAGCGCTCGATGCCGCGAACTTCGCGGTCGCCGGAGAGGGCTGA
- the ccsA gene encoding cytochrome c biogenesis protein CcsA produces the protein MTQSVDTNPDLPKPGYWPWYGVFCFLFLIGSQASGLLLSVPDRDMGHLQKIMYVHVPAAWIMSLTFVVVLYYSFRYLWKQQENDDLVAASAAEVGAAFCGLTLVLGMIWGKPTWGVWWTWDARLTSTLVLFLIMVSYLALRAFIDDPHRRAQWSAAVGILGAINVPIVYMSVKWWRTLHQVQSMPSTVDPMYVINLRLNAFAFLFLMIYFIRRRYEAARFERAAELAVQAAALGRR, from the coding sequence GTGACTCAATCTGTCGACACCAATCCTGATCTCCCGAAACCCGGCTACTGGCCGTGGTACGGGGTCTTCTGCTTCCTGTTTCTGATCGGGTCGCAGGCCTCTGGCCTGTTGCTCTCGGTGCCCGATCGCGACATGGGGCATCTGCAAAAAATCATGTACGTGCACGTGCCAGCGGCGTGGATTATGTCGCTCACGTTCGTCGTCGTCCTCTATTACAGCTTCCGCTATCTGTGGAAGCAGCAGGAGAACGACGACTTGGTCGCGGCGAGCGCGGCGGAAGTCGGCGCCGCGTTTTGCGGACTCACGCTGGTGCTCGGCATGATTTGGGGCAAGCCGACGTGGGGCGTCTGGTGGACGTGGGACGCCCGCCTCACCTCCACGCTCGTGCTGTTCCTGATCATGGTCAGCTACCTCGCGTTGCGCGCCTTCATTGACGATCCGCATCGCCGAGCGCAGTGGAGTGCCGCCGTGGGCATTTTGGGCGCGATCAATGTGCCGATCGTGTACATGTCCGTGAAGTGGTGGCGGACGCTGCATCAGGTGCAGTCCATGCCGTCGACGGTGGACCCCATGTACGTGATCAACCTGCGCCTGAATGCGTTCGCGTTTTTGTTCCTGATGATTTACTTCATTCGCCGTCGGTACGAAGCCGCGCGGTTTGAGCGGGCGGCAGAACTGGCGGTGCAGGCCGCCGCGCTCGGGAGGCGCTGA
- a CDS encoding heme exporter protein CcmB — MSAHEDWRRVRAIVWKDLTTEGRSKAGFNSVAALGVTILVLFGFALGPDAQALRDAAAGALWLAVLFAGVLAFNRSYQVELESGALEPLLLYPGSRWTIFVGKLFANLIFVGLMLVIVTLVGIVLFQVTIPPSWPKLVAVLALGTIGLVSLGTFYAAMASRSRAREVLLPLLLFPMLVPVLLAAMQASKVLLNGDMMHEAGAWMSMLMAYDVIFVVAPLLAFEHVIEV, encoded by the coding sequence ATGTCCGCGCACGAAGACTGGCGCCGCGTTCGCGCAATCGTCTGGAAGGACCTCACCACGGAGGGGCGTTCCAAGGCGGGATTCAACTCCGTGGCCGCGCTTGGCGTGACAATCCTGGTGTTGTTCGGCTTTGCCCTCGGCCCCGACGCGCAGGCACTGCGCGACGCAGCCGCCGGCGCGCTCTGGCTCGCGGTGCTCTTTGCCGGGGTATTGGCATTCAATCGGTCGTATCAGGTGGAGTTGGAGAGCGGTGCACTCGAACCGCTGCTGCTGTATCCTGGCTCCCGCTGGACGATTTTTGTGGGCAAACTGTTTGCGAATCTGATTTTCGTTGGACTCATGCTGGTAATTGTCACCTTGGTGGGCATCGTGCTCTTTCAAGTGACGATTCCCCCCTCGTGGCCCAAGCTCGTCGCGGTCCTCGCGCTCGGCACCATCGGGCTGGTGTCCCTCGGCACGTTCTACGCGGCGATGGCGAGCCGTAGTCGCGCGCGCGAAGTGTTGCTCCCGTTGCTGTTGTTTCCAATGCTCGTTCCCGTGCTCCTCGCGGCCATGCAGGCCTCCAAAGTGTTGCTCAATGGCGATATGATGCACGAGGCAGGCGCGTGGATGAGCATGCTCATGGCGTACGACGTGATTTTCGTTGTGGCGCCGCTGCTCGCATTTGAACACGTCATCGAGGTCTGA
- the nrfD gene encoding polysulfide reductase NrfD, which translates to MATIAQPSHDGPRRPNIASANVQLPAVKDYEQVDNEIIATLAPTKKWFALLALAVCFLMVGIASWMYQIHEGLGVAGYNPPVMWGVYIITFVFWVGIGHAGTLISAILYLFRAGFRTTIYRCAEAMTVFAVMTAGLFPIIHIGRPWKFFWLIPYPNWRLLWPNFKSPLVWDVFAISTYLTISTTFLFIGLIPDIATLRDRCVNPVRKQILAVLSFGWRNSEEEWRHFVRAYLFLAAFSTPLVLSVHSVVSFDFAMALTPGWHTTIFPPYFVAGAIFSGIGMVFTIIIPIRKYFKLQHYVTLNHLDAAAKLALFTSMVVGCAYIVEFFIAWYGGVQAEQDYFWNRVFGQWWWAAWIMLTCNMILPLSLFSQKLRRNPSWLWILSIFINIGMWFERFVIVVPSLSHEFEPWQWTTYSPTWVDYGILLGSFGWFFMWFLLFIKQLPVLAISEIKEIIPPKMRSARGGH; encoded by the coding sequence ATGGCAACCATCGCTCAGCCCAGCCACGACGGACCCCGCCGCCCCAACATCGCGTCGGCCAACGTCCAGCTTCCGGCCGTCAAAGATTACGAACAGGTCGACAACGAAATCATTGCGACGCTCGCGCCAACCAAGAAATGGTTCGCGCTACTCGCCTTGGCCGTTTGCTTCCTGATGGTCGGCATCGCGTCTTGGATGTACCAGATTCACGAAGGGCTCGGCGTCGCCGGCTACAATCCGCCGGTGATGTGGGGCGTCTACATCATTACCTTCGTGTTCTGGGTCGGTATCGGCCACGCCGGTACGCTCATCTCGGCCATTCTGTATCTCTTCCGCGCCGGCTTCCGCACCACGATTTACCGCTGCGCCGAAGCCATGACCGTGTTCGCCGTGATGACGGCCGGTCTCTTCCCGATCATTCACATCGGGCGGCCGTGGAAGTTCTTCTGGCTCATTCCGTATCCGAACTGGCGCCTGTTGTGGCCGAACTTCAAGTCGCCGCTCGTGTGGGACGTGTTCGCCATCTCCACGTACCTCACCATCTCGACGACCTTCTTGTTCATCGGCCTCATCCCCGACATCGCCACGTTGCGCGATCGGTGCGTGAACCCGGTGCGCAAACAGATTCTTGCGGTGCTCTCGTTCGGCTGGCGCAACAGTGAGGAGGAGTGGCGTCACTTTGTGCGCGCCTATCTGTTCCTCGCCGCGTTCAGCACGCCGCTGGTGCTCTCGGTGCACTCGGTGGTGTCGTTCGACTTTGCCATGGCGCTGACGCCCGGCTGGCACACGACGATCTTCCCGCCGTACTTCGTCGCCGGCGCCATCTTCTCGGGCATCGGGATGGTCTTCACGATCATCATCCCCATCCGAAAGTATTTCAAGCTCCAGCATTACGTCACGCTCAACCATCTCGACGCGGCCGCCAAGCTGGCGCTGTTCACGTCGATGGTCGTTGGCTGCGCCTACATCGTGGAGTTCTTCATCGCCTGGTACGGCGGCGTGCAGGCCGAGCAGGACTACTTCTGGAATCGTGTGTTTGGTCAGTGGTGGTGGGCGGCGTGGATCATGCTGACGTGCAACATGATTCTTCCGCTCTCGCTCTTTTCGCAGAAGCTGCGCCGCAATCCGTCGTGGCTCTGGATCCTCTCGATCTTCATCAATATCGGGATGTGGTTTGAGCGTTTCGTGATTGTTGTTCCTTCGCTCTCGCACGAGTTCGAGCCCTGGCAGTGGACCACCTATAGCCCGACCTGGGTGGACTACGGCATTCTGCTCGGATCGTTCGGTTGGTTCTTCATGTGGTTCTTGCTCTTCATCAAGCAGTTGCCGGTGCTGGCGATTTCCGAAATCAAGGAAATCATCCCGCCGAAAATGAGAAGCGCTCGGGGAGGTCACTAA
- a CDS encoding cytochrome c — protein sequence MTANVFRRSVALALPIVLLSACKGWITDFKQQPSVGTWQEFKADSGELQGFRGQPAGSVNTNGTLMADWQVSHSNLPVTIDSMSGVQNPVAVDERSLASGRKYFSINCAVCHGDLGDGNGALKQLSPMYAFPPSLLMDITKNRTDGYIWGMMRNGRGLMAAANRIEETERWDVVNYVRGLQGRYPVATGPVGRPGETGDKLPGFTKLGPQVPSQYFHPVVTERPIKKAEGAEGAPAAKPEGN from the coding sequence GTGACCGCTAACGTGTTTCGTCGCAGCGTCGCACTGGCGCTCCCCATCGTGCTGCTTAGCGCATGCAAAGGGTGGATCACCGACTTCAAGCAGCAGCCGTCGGTCGGCACTTGGCAGGAGTTCAAGGCTGACTCGGGTGAACTGCAGGGCTTCCGCGGCCAGCCGGCGGGTTCTGTGAACACCAACGGCACCTTGATGGCCGACTGGCAGGTGAGTCATTCCAATCTCCCGGTCACCATCGATTCAATGAGCGGCGTACAGAATCCCGTGGCCGTGGACGAACGCTCGCTCGCGAGCGGGCGCAAGTACTTCTCCATCAACTGCGCCGTCTGTCACGGCGACCTCGGCGACGGCAACGGCGCGCTCAAGCAGCTCAGCCCGATGTACGCCTTTCCGCCGAGCCTGCTGATGGACATCACCAAGAATCGCACCGACGGCTACATCTGGGGCATGATGCGCAATGGGCGTGGCCTGATGGCCGCGGCTAATCGTATTGAAGAAACCGAGCGGTGGGACGTCGTGAACTACGTCCGCGGTTTGCAGGGCAGGTACCCGGTCGCGACAGGCCCCGTCGGTCGCCCCGGCGAAACGGGCGACAAGCTCCCGGGCTTCACCAAGCTCGGACCGCAGGTGCCCTCGCAGTACTTCCATCCGGTCGTCACTGAGCGGCCGATCAAGAAAGCGGAGGGCGCCGAGGGCGCTCCCGCGGCCAAACCGGAGGGCAACTAA
- a CDS encoding 4Fe-4S dicluster domain-containing protein has protein sequence MSQDVNTTSPTDGVKRREFLKVIGATSAAATLVGCASDKVEKLIPYVASPDNTVPGVSSYYATTCRECAAGCGLIIETRDGRAIKAEGNPEHPVNQGALCARGQSALQGLYNPDRFRGPMIREGGKLVATTWDKALDAVKAKLVEHKGKAASTVFINQHEQGSFPAFLDQWLVGFGLAPHIGYDAEAPLAAVAANRAAYGVSWPKLDFSAAKLIVSFGADYLDGWGLSVQQQLAFSEARAKIDDAPRVVYIGARRSLTGLNADSWIPARPGSEKAVAEALLAAVKGSGSLKAAADAAGVSVASLESLAKELLAAKPSLLIAGGNGEDATGTALAVAELNKALGNVGVTVKPAEGSLAYEGASSHAAVRDAAERMAAGSVSLAIIRGANPAHTMPGAVKFADAFAKAGFKISFSSYPDETTSLCDVVLPDHHSLESWGDAEPVKGTLALQQPVMDPVFNTRATADVLIALAKAESALGAKMPADYRTFIAGRLGGAANLAAALPKGFTNGSVLAVAAAKAVTPKSGAGIGQSQGSYFLHVYPSPVLGDGRGANKPWLQELPDPVTKTLWQTVIELHPETALKLSIEQGDHATVETAQGSLTAPVYLYIGIRPDTIGIATGRGHTAYGRYAKDCGFNPMLLLPTVEDARSGAVTLVSTKAGLKKATGNSRLVTTEGSGRQHGRGIARAVSVDQYRKGELHEEKEAFVGQASTAFLPGLRSPVANDAQGELGDPNSKNKGQYDPNHWSGAAKRRWAMTIDLAKCTGCSACVTACYAENNIPTVGAPWQGGQVMPDRTGFGANITRSREMAWIRLERYFEIDREPKDVAFNPDFETRVIPMMCQHCGNAPCEPVCPVYATYHSPDGLNVQVYNRCVGTRYCSNNCPYKVRYYNWFGYGEPDRTQYAFPEPLHWQLNPDVTVRGKGIMEKCSFCVQRIKEAENRAKLEQRELKPDEFTSACAQACPSRAIIFGDAADEQWSVAKMIKDERGYHVFEDLNTYTAVVYLLKVNHPSPAAATKA, from the coding sequence CGAGAAACTCATTCCATACGTCGCGTCGCCTGATAACACGGTGCCGGGCGTTTCCAGCTACTACGCCACCACCTGCCGCGAATGCGCCGCTGGTTGCGGGCTCATCATTGAGACCCGCGATGGACGCGCCATCAAGGCCGAGGGGAATCCTGAGCACCCCGTCAACCAAGGCGCGCTCTGCGCTCGCGGTCAGTCGGCGCTGCAGGGGCTGTACAATCCGGACCGCTTCCGCGGCCCGATGATCCGCGAAGGGGGCAAGCTCGTTGCCACCACGTGGGACAAAGCGCTCGACGCCGTCAAAGCCAAGCTCGTCGAACACAAGGGCAAAGCAGCGTCCACCGTCTTCATCAACCAGCACGAGCAGGGTTCGTTCCCGGCCTTCCTCGATCAGTGGCTCGTTGGGTTCGGCCTTGCGCCGCACATCGGCTACGACGCCGAAGCTCCGCTCGCCGCCGTCGCCGCCAATCGCGCGGCCTACGGAGTCAGCTGGCCCAAGCTCGACTTCTCTGCGGCCAAGCTCATCGTCTCGTTTGGCGCCGACTACCTCGATGGCTGGGGCTTGTCGGTGCAACAGCAGCTCGCCTTCTCCGAAGCGCGCGCAAAAATCGACGATGCCCCGCGCGTCGTGTACATCGGCGCCCGCCGTTCGCTCACGGGGCTCAACGCTGACAGCTGGATTCCGGCACGCCCGGGTTCCGAAAAGGCCGTCGCAGAAGCGCTCCTCGCTGCGGTCAAGGGCTCAGGCTCGCTCAAGGCTGCCGCTGATGCCGCTGGTGTTTCCGTAGCATCGCTCGAATCGCTCGCCAAGGAACTCCTCGCCGCCAAGCCGAGTCTGTTGATCGCCGGCGGCAACGGGGAAGACGCTACCGGTACCGCCCTCGCCGTCGCCGAACTCAACAAGGCGCTCGGCAACGTCGGTGTCACCGTCAAACCGGCCGAAGGATCGCTCGCCTACGAAGGCGCGTCGTCGCATGCTGCCGTACGTGACGCGGCCGAGCGCATGGCCGCGGGTTCGGTGAGCCTCGCGATCATTCGCGGCGCCAATCCGGCGCACACGATGCCAGGCGCCGTGAAGTTTGCGGACGCCTTCGCGAAAGCAGGCTTCAAGATTTCGTTCTCCAGCTACCCGGACGAAACCACCAGTCTCTGCGACGTGGTGCTCCCCGATCACCACAGCCTCGAAAGCTGGGGCGACGCGGAGCCGGTGAAGGGAACGCTCGCGCTGCAACAGCCGGTGATGGATCCGGTGTTCAACACCCGCGCCACGGCCGACGTGCTCATCGCACTCGCCAAGGCCGAGTCCGCACTCGGCGCCAAAATGCCGGCGGATTATCGCACCTTCATCGCCGGACGCCTCGGCGGTGCCGCCAATCTTGCGGCGGCCCTCCCGAAGGGCTTCACCAACGGCTCCGTGCTCGCGGTCGCTGCGGCCAAGGCCGTGACGCCGAAGTCAGGTGCTGGTATCGGCCAGAGTCAGGGGTCGTACTTCCTTCACGTCTATCCGTCGCCGGTGCTCGGTGATGGTCGCGGCGCGAACAAGCCGTGGTTGCAGGAACTTCCGGATCCCGTCACCAAGACGTTGTGGCAGACGGTGATCGAGCTGCACCCCGAAACCGCACTCAAGCTGTCGATCGAACAAGGCGATCACGCCACGGTCGAAACGGCGCAGGGTTCGCTCACCGCGCCTGTGTATCTGTACATCGGCATTCGCCCCGACACTATCGGCATTGCCACCGGCCGCGGCCACACCGCCTACGGTCGCTACGCAAAGGATTGCGGATTCAATCCGATGCTCCTGCTGCCGACCGTCGAGGACGCGCGCTCTGGTGCCGTCACCCTCGTCAGCACCAAGGCGGGGCTCAAGAAGGCCACTGGCAACTCGCGCCTCGTCACCACCGAAGGCTCCGGCCGTCAGCATGGCCGTGGCATCGCGCGCGCTGTGAGCGTGGACCAGTACCGCAAGGGTGAGTTGCACGAGGAGAAGGAAGCGTTCGTCGGTCAGGCGAGCACGGCCTTCCTCCCCGGTCTGCGTTCCCCCGTCGCCAACGACGCGCAGGGTGAACTCGGCGATCCAAACTCCAAGAACAAGGGACAGTACGATCCGAATCACTGGAGTGGCGCCGCCAAGCGTCGCTGGGCGATGACGATCGATCTGGCCAAGTGCACCGGCTGCTCGGCGTGCGTCACGGCCTGCTACGCCGAGAACAACATCCCGACGGTAGGCGCACCGTGGCAGGGCGGGCAGGTGATGCCCGACCGCACCGGGTTCGGCGCCAACATCACGCGTTCGCGCGAAATGGCGTGGATTCGTCTGGAGCGGTATTTCGAAATCGATCGCGAACCGAAGGACGTGGCGTTCAACCCCGACTTCGAAACCCGCGTCATTCCCATGATGTGTCAGCACTGCGGCAATGCGCCGTGCGAGCCGGTGTGCCCCGTGTACGCCACGTATCACTCGCCCGACGGCCTCAACGTGCAGGTCTACAACCGCTGCGTCGGCACGCGGTACTGCAGCAACAACTGCCCGTACAAGGTTCGCTACTACAACTGGTTCGGATACGGCGAGCCGGATCGCACGCAGTACGCGTTCCCGGAACCGCTCCACTGGCAGCTCAACCCGGACGTCACCGTCCGCGGTAAGGGCATCATGGAGAAGTGCTCCTTCTGCGTGCAGCGCATCAAGGAAGCCGAAAACCGCGCCAAGCTCGAGCAGCGTGAACTGAAGCCCGACGAGTTTACTTCTGCGTGCGCGCAGGCCTGCCCGTCGCGCGCGATCATTTTCGGCGATGCCGCCGACGAGCAGTGGTCGGTCGCCAAAATGATCAAGGACGAACGCGGCTATCACGTGTTCGAGGACCTCAATACCTACACCGCGGTGGTCTACTTGCTGAAGGTCAACCATCCGTCGCCCGCCGCGGCGACTAAGGCGTAA
- a CDS encoding DUF3341 domain-containing protein: MMQGMMGAFQELDATVAAIEELKHKKIGQISVFTPTPRHELEHAVHAPQSPVRRYTLIGALSGMVFGYWMAVWASEYWPLIVGGKAVSTWIPYTIFGFEVMVLVGALSTVAGMFIHARIPRLTLTVGYDARFSHGDYGIWVECAPDKLKDAEAILRHHGAVEVRGDR; encoded by the coding sequence ATGATGCAAGGCATGATGGGCGCCTTCCAGGAGCTCGACGCGACGGTTGCCGCGATCGAAGAACTCAAGCACAAGAAGATCGGGCAGATCAGCGTCTTTACGCCGACGCCGCGCCACGAGCTGGAGCATGCGGTGCATGCACCACAGAGTCCGGTGCGCCGCTACACGCTTATTGGCGCGCTCTCCGGCATGGTGTTCGGCTACTGGATGGCGGTGTGGGCCTCGGAGTATTGGCCGCTGATCGTAGGCGGCAAGGCCGTTTCTACTTGGATACCGTACACGATTTTCGGCTTCGAGGTGATGGTGCTTGTGGGCGCCCTCTCTACGGTGGCCGGCATGTTCATTCACGCGCGCATCCCGCGCCTCACGTTGACCGTGGGTTACGACGCACGGTTCAGCCACGGCGACTATGGCATTTGGGTGGAATGCGCGCCCGACAAACTCAAGGACGCGGAAGCGATCCTGCGCCATCATGGCGCGGTGGAGGTGCGTGGTGACCGCTAA
- a CDS encoding redoxin domain-containing protein, whose amino-acid sequence MNWKRASIASLFAIPVVLLLAWGMTRDPKDIPSPLPGREAPTFTLPVFAPGQPPLQRSVGDTIRLADYKGEVVVLNFWASWCLACRDEHTTLSEVAATYAGKPVHFYGVLYNDSPPNGTKWIAEMGGQSYPSLNDPGARTAIDYGLYGVPETFFLDRNGRVAYKHTGPVSPAVLQRVVDSLMAVPAAGAPTAPAAPTAPAATTPATAPATAPATKGM is encoded by the coding sequence ATGAACTGGAAACGGGCGTCGATCGCATCATTGTTCGCGATTCCCGTCGTCCTGCTGTTGGCATGGGGGATGACGCGCGATCCCAAGGACATCCCGTCTCCGCTGCCGGGGCGAGAGGCGCCGACGTTCACGTTGCCGGTGTTCGCGCCGGGGCAGCCACCGTTGCAGCGCAGCGTGGGCGACACGATTCGCCTCGCGGATTATAAGGGCGAAGTGGTCGTGCTGAATTTTTGGGCGTCGTGGTGCCTCGCGTGCCGCGATGAACACACCACGCTCAGCGAAGTGGCGGCGACCTATGCTGGCAAACCCGTGCATTTCTACGGGGTGCTCTACAATGACTCTCCGCCGAATGGCACCAAGTGGATCGCGGAGATGGGCGGGCAGAGTTATCCGTCGCTGAATGATCCAGGGGCGCGCACGGCCATCGACTACGGGCTGTATGGTGTGCCCGAGACGTTCTTCCTGGACCGCAACGGACGGGTCGCGTACAAGCACACGGGCCCAGTGTCGCCGGCGGTGTTGCAACGTGTTGTGGATTCATTGATGGCGGTGCCTGCCGCAGGAGCACCTACCGCGCCGGCCGCGCCCACCGCGCCGGCCGCTACTACTCCCGCCACTGCTCCCGCCACTGCTCCCGCCACGAAGGGGATGTAA
- a CDS encoding cytochrome c maturation protein CcmE: protein MAGISRKQVWMIVAGAVLVSAFGWLLIGGLDKNVVFFLTPKELLAKGNSGYEVPVRLGGQVKPKSVQWDDKALDLRFVLTDGAGDVSVHAKGAPPQMFRDGMGVVVEGKYGRDGVFQSSSLMIKHSNEYRPPKAGEKPQEMYKTLIKGSGA from the coding sequence ATGGCTGGCATTTCGCGGAAACAGGTATGGATGATCGTCGCCGGCGCCGTGTTGGTGAGCGCGTTCGGCTGGTTGCTGATCGGTGGGCTCGACAAGAACGTCGTGTTCTTTTTGACTCCGAAGGAGCTGCTGGCCAAGGGGAACTCCGGCTATGAAGTGCCGGTGCGTCTCGGCGGGCAGGTGAAACCCAAGAGCGTGCAGTGGGACGACAAGGCATTGGATTTGCGCTTTGTGCTCACCGACGGCGCCGGCGATGTGTCGGTGCACGCCAAGGGTGCTCCGCCGCAGATGTTCCGCGACGGCATGGGCGTGGTGGTCGAGGGCAAGTATGGCCGCGACGGCGTCTTTCAGTCGAGCAGCCTGATGATCAAGCACTCCAACGAATACCGTCCGCCCAAGGCCGGTGAAAAGCCGCAGGAAATGTACAAGACGCTTATCAAGGGGAGCGGCGCGTGA